A window of the Pseudobacteriovorax antillogorgiicola genome harbors these coding sequences:
- a CDS encoding Mrp/NBP35 family ATP-binding protein has translation MTEQTQQLETLVRERLKHTRGLEELGLDADADPQDRIIAIEATDLGYRVKIASDGLNLNHKVALEGFLVEGIPEDFNISIYFKRLKQTSGISVKSAGPAPMDKPKTGPFGFPIQKRAIPGVSKVIAVSSGKGGVGKSTVSTNLAVSLAKAGQKVGLLDADIYGPSAPLMLGLTGPMPVIGGNRIVPLEGHGVKCVSFGFMTDESNPVIWRGPMVAKALKQMFYETAWGELDYLVIDLPPGTGDVQMTMIEQLPIHAGVIVTTPQNVALLDAHKGLTMFQKLKVPVLGVVENMSHFSCPKCGHEEAIFGDGVKTFSEQRDLPIIGQIPLLSKIREAADSGRPIAADDGYLSSYYSDLAKIVVNQARQ, from the coding sequence ATGACTGAGCAAACGCAACAACTTGAAACTCTCGTCCGCGAGAGGCTTAAACATACCAGGGGCTTAGAGGAGCTGGGTCTCGATGCCGATGCCGATCCTCAAGATCGTATTATTGCTATTGAGGCCACGGATCTAGGCTATCGTGTCAAGATTGCTTCTGATGGTCTGAACCTAAATCACAAGGTCGCTCTAGAAGGCTTTCTGGTGGAAGGAATTCCTGAAGACTTCAATATTTCCATATATTTTAAGCGTTTAAAGCAGACCTCCGGGATATCTGTGAAAAGTGCTGGGCCCGCGCCGATGGACAAGCCCAAAACTGGGCCATTTGGCTTTCCTATTCAAAAGCGCGCCATACCGGGTGTTAGCAAGGTTATCGCGGTGTCTTCTGGTAAGGGCGGTGTCGGGAAATCTACCGTTAGCACAAACTTGGCGGTGTCTTTGGCAAAGGCTGGTCAGAAGGTTGGTCTCCTCGATGCCGATATCTATGGCCCGTCAGCGCCGCTGATGCTTGGCCTCACAGGGCCGATGCCAGTGATTGGTGGCAATCGCATCGTGCCCTTGGAAGGTCATGGAGTGAAATGTGTTTCGTTTGGCTTTATGACTGATGAGTCGAATCCAGTGATCTGGCGTGGACCGATGGTTGCCAAGGCTCTGAAGCAGATGTTTTATGAGACTGCTTGGGGAGAATTAGATTACCTTGTCATTGATCTGCCTCCGGGAACTGGCGATGTTCAGATGACCATGATCGAACAACTCCCGATCCATGCTGGAGTGATTGTCACCACTCCACAAAATGTGGCCTTGCTCGATGCCCATAAAGGCTTAACGATGTTCCAGAAGCTCAAAGTCCCAGTCTTAGGGGTTGTTGAGAATATGTCTCATTTCTCCTGCCCTAAGTGTGGTCATGAAGAGGCGATCTTTGGTGATGGCGTGAAAACCTTTTCTGAGCAGCGGGACCTACCGATTATCGGCCAGATTCCATTGCTTTCAAAGATTCGAGAAGCCGCTGATAGTGGGCGGCCAATCGCAGCGGATGATGGTTATTTATCAAGTTATTACAGTGATTTGGCGAAGATTGTGGTGAATCAGGCACGGCAGTAG
- a CDS encoding peptidase MA family metallohydrolase, protein MKPAFYLFMFIAASLLIAHHWLRKPSALNQEPVVEPLTPPSLESPADLSPSPSVNSAIETIVALYEQKNFAEALRLTRQELNRPGIDEQDATWLERQLPRILISLAWALVQEKNCGEAIPLFEEAFRFESHPMALKGLGACYYLNKDYWSASTYMGRYLEAHYDFESVIVQLESLESLGQYEDAWLLIESSLERDLDERQRQALQKRRLTMSEKRREADHQTHLDGSYVRLHYRAIDHESLGLWSIDVLDQAVESIVILLDLPYPRSLIEVYLYPIDGFQKIHHGPSWAQGLFDGRIRIPIPKVMSDRNQDLLSRTFRHEISHALLAEQNRSAHLPTWFQEGLAQYLECPDQCRSFQFPMNRGSFLSQGTFENSFTSLNHQTARIAYSQSLFLVQNLITHSGIEGIRQIIKNQRPVKSSRAGNFLSPINLSFTTLYEISSHNWQAGKKL, encoded by the coding sequence GTGAAGCCGGCATTCTATCTGTTCATGTTTATCGCCGCTTCACTCTTGATTGCTCATCACTGGCTCCGAAAACCGTCTGCTTTAAACCAGGAGCCTGTGGTTGAACCCCTGACACCACCATCTCTAGAGTCCCCAGCAGATCTATCACCAAGCCCCAGTGTGAACAGTGCAATTGAAACCATTGTGGCTCTCTACGAACAAAAAAACTTTGCCGAAGCCCTTAGACTCACGCGCCAAGAACTCAACCGGCCAGGTATTGATGAGCAGGATGCTACCTGGCTCGAACGACAATTGCCTCGAATTCTTATCAGCCTTGCTTGGGCTCTCGTCCAAGAAAAAAACTGCGGCGAAGCCATTCCGTTGTTTGAAGAGGCCTTTCGTTTCGAAAGCCACCCTATGGCACTGAAAGGCCTCGGTGCTTGTTACTACCTGAATAAAGACTATTGGTCGGCATCGACCTATATGGGCCGTTACCTTGAGGCCCACTACGATTTTGAAAGCGTCATCGTCCAACTCGAAAGCTTAGAGTCTCTCGGGCAGTATGAGGATGCCTGGCTGCTGATCGAAAGTAGCCTGGAGCGTGACCTAGACGAGAGACAGCGTCAAGCTTTGCAAAAGCGAAGACTAACCATGAGTGAGAAACGCCGAGAGGCGGATCACCAAACTCACTTAGATGGCTCTTATGTACGCCTTCATTATCGAGCCATCGATCATGAATCACTCGGCCTTTGGAGTATAGACGTTTTGGATCAAGCTGTGGAAAGCATTGTCATCCTACTTGACCTTCCCTACCCGAGATCTTTGATTGAAGTTTACCTATACCCAATCGATGGCTTTCAAAAAATTCATCATGGCCCTAGCTGGGCCCAGGGCTTGTTTGATGGAAGAATAAGGATACCGATCCCGAAAGTGATGAGTGACAGGAACCAAGATCTGCTCTCTCGCACGTTCCGTCATGAAATTAGTCATGCCCTGCTTGCGGAACAAAACCGTTCAGCCCACCTGCCGACTTGGTTTCAAGAAGGCTTGGCCCAGTACCTGGAATGTCCCGATCAATGTCGTAGTTTTCAATTTCCTATGAATCGCGGTTCATTCCTGAGCCAAGGCACCTTCGAAAATTCGTTTACCAGCCTCAATCATCAAACGGCAAGAATTGCCTATTCTCAGAGTTTATTCTTAGTCCAAAATCTTATTACCCATAGCGGCATTGAAGGGATAAGGCAAATTATCAAAAATCAAAGACCAGTGAAGTCCAGTAGAGCTGGGAATTTTCTTTCACCTATTAACCTGTCTTTCACTACTTTATACGAAATCTCAAGCCACAATTGGCAAGCTGGAAAGAAACTATAG
- a CDS encoding glutaredoxin domain-containing protein, whose translation MKDIKLYTTRYCGFCNRAKMLLSQLNLEYTDHSVDNDPDLRQEISDSVGGFPTVPMIFIDGQFIGGYTELANLHREGKLTK comes from the coding sequence ATGAAGGACATCAAACTATACACGACCCGCTACTGCGGCTTCTGCAATCGAGCCAAAATGCTACTAAGCCAACTTAACCTTGAGTATACTGATCACTCCGTGGACAACGACCCCGATCTACGCCAAGAAATCTCAGACTCGGTGGGTGGCTTCCCAACCGTCCCGATGATCTTCATTGATGGTCAGTTCATAGGTGGCTACACTGAATTAGCTAACTTGCACCGAGAAGGTAAACTCACCAAATAG